Proteins encoded by one window of Parabacteroides sp. FAFU027:
- a CDS encoding LytR/AlgR family response regulator transcription factor, with amino-acid sequence MPIKCIAIDDEPLALAKVRMFVEKTPGLQLLQTFDNALDAMFFIKQNVVDLIFLDIQMEQLTGIQFLEAINLEAQVIITSAYEEFALKGFDLNVTDYLLKPYSFERFVQAVDKVLGKSRSKVAEPVSTSQECIFIKTEYRLERVDLSDIIYIEGMKDYLQIVTDSRKIMTLQSFKNMEEMLPSSRFQRIHKSFLIAINKIESIEHNRVKINNRLLPISQTYRSSFLKTIENKLPPKYNPE; translated from the coding sequence ATGCCAATTAAATGTATTGCCATTGACGACGAACCCCTTGCTCTTGCCAAAGTAAGGATGTTTGTGGAAAAAACCCCAGGTTTGCAATTGTTGCAAACGTTTGACAATGCGTTGGATGCTATGTTTTTCATTAAACAAAATGTCGTGGATTTAATATTCCTCGACATTCAGATGGAACAGCTTACCGGCATCCAGTTCCTCGAAGCCATTAACCTTGAAGCTCAGGTTATCATTACTTCTGCTTACGAAGAATTTGCGTTGAAAGGATTCGATCTTAATGTGACTGACTACCTGCTTAAGCCCTATTCGTTCGAACGTTTTGTTCAGGCTGTTGATAAAGTGCTGGGAAAATCCCGCTCAAAAGTGGCCGAACCTGTATCGACTTCTCAGGAGTGTATCTTTATCAAAACAGAGTATCGGCTGGAACGGGTTGATCTGAGTGATATTATCTATATTGAAGGGATGAAAGATTACCTGCAGATCGTAACAGATTCGCGTAAAATCATGACTTTGCAAAGCTTTAAAAATATGGAAGAAATGCTTCCATCGTCGAGATTTCAACGCATACACAAGTCTTTTCTGATAGCCATCAATAAAATTGAAAGTATTGAGCATAACCGGGTGAAAATTAACAACCGGCTACTTCCCATAAGCCAGACCTATAGAAGCTCATTTCTCAAAACCATTGAGAATAAATTACCGCCAAAGTATAATCCGGAATAA
- a CDS encoding sensor histidine kinase gives MKRKAIIYLHLFTWLFAAFININNFNQLAKPEMLLSYVISLLFLSIGFYLFYFFIVPAFLLKKKFTDFFILAALAVLILPFFGYTALLLNKAIFNRSFENFYDIYSLKMHLSGTVAMIFSASFGSFFRVIINWFDALNHKEMLEKQNLESELALLKSKVNPHFLFNTINNIDVLIYQDPDKASNALLKLSEIMRYMSYETVSEYIDLSKEIGYIENLVELYRLRIKDPQLIKLDMQGDTSNLKIAPAIFIPFIENAFKYSTFQGPNSGFTIRFKTIGNWVHFVITNYFEEKTVVQKSQQGGTGIMNVKRRLAIIYPDRHLLKITESQGQFMVELNIDTHAN, from the coding sequence ATGAAACGTAAAGCAATTATCTATCTCCATCTTTTCACATGGCTTTTTGCGGCTTTTATCAATATAAACAACTTCAATCAACTGGCAAAGCCGGAAATGTTGTTGTCTTATGTAATCAGTTTGCTGTTTCTGTCCATAGGGTTTTACCTGTTCTATTTTTTTATTGTACCGGCATTTCTTCTGAAAAAGAAATTTACCGATTTTTTTATCCTGGCGGCATTGGCTGTACTTATCCTTCCTTTTTTCGGATATACGGCTTTGCTGCTTAACAAAGCCATATTTAATAGATCGTTCGAAAATTTCTACGACATCTATTCATTAAAGATGCATCTCAGTGGAACTGTCGCCATGATTTTTTCGGCTTCGTTCGGATCTTTTTTCAGGGTTATCATCAATTGGTTTGATGCTTTAAACCATAAAGAAATGCTGGAAAAACAAAATCTGGAAAGTGAACTGGCCCTGCTCAAAAGCAAGGTCAATCCTCACTTTCTGTTCAATACCATCAATAATATCGATGTGCTGATTTATCAGGATCCTGACAAAGCCTCCAATGCGCTCCTTAAATTGTCCGAGATTATGCGCTATATGTCTTATGAAACGGTATCGGAATATATTGATCTTTCTAAGGAGATCGGCTATATAGAAAATCTGGTCGAACTTTACCGGCTAAGGATAAAGGATCCGCAACTGATAAAGCTTGATATGCAGGGTGACACTTCAAACCTGAAAATAGCACCTGCTATCTTTATTCCATTTATCGAAAATGCCTTTAAATATTCCACCTTTCAGGGGCCAAATTCCGGTTTCACCATTCGTTTTAAGACAATAGGGAATTGGGTACATTTCGTCATCACCAACTATTTCGAAGAAAAAACGGTCGTGCAAAAATCCCAACAAGGAGGTACTGGTATCATGAATGTAAAGCGACGCCTTGCTATCATCTACCCAGACAGGCATTTGCTGAAAATCACTGAATCACAAGGCCAATTTATGGTTGAACTCAATATCGATACCCATGCCAATTAA